GAGGTAGCACTTGTTGTGTAAGAAACCCAACGCCCATCAACTTTTGATATCAAGCAAACTACCCAGCATCTCATCCTGAGCCTGAATCGACTTGATGTTTGCTTGATAGGCTCGCCGATCGATCAGCATTCGCGGTAGCTCTTCGGTCAATTCAACATTTGACTTTTCTACCAGGCTGTCATCCTTTTCGGTTGACTCATAGAGCATAGGACCCGGTGTGGCCATTTGTTCAATCTGGATCGTTACCCCTGCGGCTTGCGGGGAAGCCTCAACTAATGTCGCCCGGGACTTCTTGAAGCCATCAGTATTAACATTGG
This DNA window, taken from Desulfobulbaceae bacterium, encodes the following:
- a CDS encoding flagellar biosynthesis protein FlgC, which translates into the protein MISGIHSGLSALNAIQTKTQVTANNVSNVNTDGFKKSRATLVEASPQAAGVTIQIEQMATPGPMLYESTEKDDSLVEKSNVELTEELPRMLIDRRAYQANIKSIQAQDEMLGSLLDIKS